The Candidatus Effluviviaceae Genus I sp. genome has a window encoding:
- a CDS encoding 30S ribosomal protein S20: protein MPHKKSAKKRLRQRDKLTAHNRAWKSRVSTAIKTARSASAEEKDQAVRKAVSVLDKAAKVG from the coding sequence GTGCCGCACAAGAAGTCGGCGAAGAAGAGACTGAGGCAGAGGGACAAGCTCACGGCTCACAACCGCGCCTGGAAGTCGAGGGTCTCCACGGCCATCAAGACGGCCCGCTCGGCCTCGGCCGAGGAGAAGGACCAGGCCGTGCGGAAGGCCGTGTCCGTGCTCGACAAGGCGGCCAAGGTCGGCG
- the uvrC gene encoding excinuclease ABC subunit UvrC, giving the protein MAAGEQRETTRAAIPTGPGVYLLKDARGRVIYVGKARNLRSRLRAYSGSPGVDDPKTAILRSRTAAVDTIVTASETEALVLEANLIKEHRPRYNVRLKDDKRYPFIKVTASEDFPRAHVTRVVPEDGSRYFGPYTDAKAMRRTLRLIRRLFPVRQCPTFRRRPRPCLNAQIGRCLGPCAGGVTRERYAAVVRDLCLFLDGRGQEVLRILGEEMSGAARERNFEEAAALRDRIRDIAKVVEGQRALTAEDVDRDVLAVARRGAHAVGAVVKVRRGKLVACESCPLSVGPETGDDEALEAFVKQFYAIAREIPPEVLVERPLADGETIGAWLEGRAARRVRVASPRRGRKRLLTAFARENAEHALRGVYESAAVPKAVTELGEVLGLSRPPRLIAAVDISNIGGEFAVGTVVALRDGRPDRSLYRRYRTRTVKGADDCAMIREVAARHLARAASGRLERPDLLLVDGGKGQLAAASRALSGAGVRGIALAAIAKREEEVFVPGRAAPVAFPDRSAARGLLQRARDEAHRFSVSYHRLLREAETRRSSLDGVRGVGRARKELLLARFGSAAGVARASERELAEVPGIGPETARRIREALGEARARDRADG; this is encoded by the coding sequence ATGGCGGCGGGGGAACAGCGGGAGACGACGCGGGCGGCGATCCCGACGGGACCGGGCGTCTACCTTCTCAAGGACGCCCGCGGCCGCGTGATCTACGTCGGCAAGGCCCGCAATCTCAGGAGCCGCCTCCGCGCGTACTCCGGCAGCCCGGGCGTGGACGACCCCAAGACCGCGATCCTCCGCTCGCGCACGGCCGCCGTGGACACCATCGTGACGGCCTCGGAGACCGAGGCGCTCGTGCTCGAGGCGAACCTCATCAAGGAGCACAGGCCGAGATACAACGTCAGGCTCAAGGACGACAAGCGATACCCGTTCATCAAGGTCACCGCCTCGGAGGACTTCCCCCGCGCGCACGTGACCCGCGTCGTCCCGGAGGACGGGTCGCGCTACTTCGGCCCGTACACCGACGCGAAGGCGATGCGCCGCACGCTGAGGCTCATCCGGCGGCTCTTCCCCGTGCGGCAGTGCCCGACGTTCCGCCGCCGCCCGCGACCGTGCCTGAACGCGCAGATCGGGCGCTGCCTCGGCCCCTGCGCCGGCGGCGTGACGAGGGAGCGCTACGCGGCGGTCGTGCGCGATCTCTGCCTGTTCCTCGACGGGCGCGGACAGGAGGTGCTGCGGATCCTCGGTGAGGAGATGTCGGGGGCCGCGCGGGAGAGGAACTTCGAGGAGGCCGCCGCGCTCCGCGACCGGATCCGCGACATCGCCAAGGTCGTCGAGGGACAGCGGGCGCTCACGGCGGAGGACGTCGATCGGGACGTGCTCGCCGTCGCCCGGCGCGGCGCGCACGCGGTGGGCGCCGTCGTGAAGGTGCGGCGCGGGAAGCTCGTGGCGTGCGAGAGCTGCCCGCTCAGCGTCGGCCCGGAGACGGGCGACGACGAGGCGCTCGAGGCGTTCGTCAAGCAGTTCTACGCCATCGCGCGCGAGATCCCGCCCGAGGTGCTCGTGGAGCGGCCCCTCGCAGACGGCGAGACGATCGGAGCGTGGCTGGAGGGGCGCGCGGCCCGGCGTGTGCGCGTGGCCTCCCCGCGGCGGGGCCGCAAGAGGCTTCTCACGGCCTTCGCGCGGGAGAACGCGGAGCACGCCCTGCGCGGGGTGTACGAGTCGGCCGCGGTCCCGAAGGCGGTCACCGAGCTGGGAGAGGTCCTGGGCCTCTCGCGGCCCCCGCGGCTCATCGCCGCCGTCGACATCTCCAACATCGGGGGCGAGTTCGCGGTGGGGACGGTCGTCGCGCTCCGCGACGGCCGGCCTGACCGCTCGCTCTATCGCAGGTACCGGACGCGGACCGTGAAAGGCGCGGACGACTGTGCTATGATCCGCGAGGTCGCCGCGCGGCATCTCGCAAGGGCGGCGTCCGGGCGGCTCGAGCGGCCCGACCTGCTCCTCGTGGACGGGGGAAAGGGGCAGCTTGCCGCCGCGTCACGGGCGCTCTCCGGGGCCGGCGTGCGAGGCATCGCCCTTGCGGCCATCGCGAAGCGCGAGGAAGAGGTCTTCGTTCCCGGGCGCGCCGCGCCGGTCGCGTTCCCGGACCGGTCGGCGGCCAGAGGGTTGCTGCAGAGGGCGCGCGACGAAGCGCACCGCTTCAGTGTGAGCTACCATCGCTTGCTCAGGGAAGCGGAGACGAGGCGGTCGTCGCTCGACGGCGTGCGCGGGGTCGGGAGGGCGCGAAAGGAGCTGCTTCTCGCGCGCTTCGGGTCCGCGGCAGGCGTCGCCCGCGCGAGCGAGCGGGAGCTTGCGGAGGTACCTGGCATTGGGCCGGAAACGGCGCGCAGGATCAGGGAGGCGCTCGGCGAGGCGCGGGCTCGTGATCGTGCCGACGGCTGA
- a CDS encoding methylated-DNA--[protein]-cysteine S-methyltransferase, translating into MIVPTAEPSSPRTEILRYTAFSTQLGRVLVTRTARGLRSVAFGRDLDVRAALDALTRRRGAIAVEDAIGLARVADAVRDFLRGKPVSFEGRLDPGELTPFAARVIETVRRIPFGALRSYKWVAREAGSPKAARAVGQVLARNPLPIVVPCHRVVESDGSLGGYSGGGPDMKRRLIDIENGQLGLEFAETEREVRERIRFLLESEDGRGEDGR; encoded by the coding sequence GTGATCGTGCCGACGGCTGAGCCGTCCTCGCCGCGGACCGAGATCCTCCGGTACACGGCGTTCTCGACGCAGCTCGGGCGCGTGCTCGTGACGAGGACCGCGCGCGGGCTTCGGTCCGTCGCGTTCGGGAGGGACCTCGACGTGCGCGCGGCCCTCGACGCCCTCACGCGGCGCCGGGGCGCGATCGCCGTCGAGGACGCGATCGGTCTTGCGCGCGTCGCCGACGCGGTCCGCGACTTCCTCCGCGGCAAGCCGGTCTCGTTCGAGGGACGTCTCGATCCCGGCGAGCTGACGCCCTTCGCCGCGAGGGTCATCGAGACGGTGCGGCGCATCCCCTTCGGCGCGCTCCGTTCGTACAAGTGGGTGGCGCGCGAGGCGGGCTCGCCGAAGGCCGCCCGGGCCGTCGGACAGGTCCTCGCGCGCAATCCGCTGCCCATCGTCGTGCCCTGCCACCGCGTGGTCGAGAGCGACGGGTCGCTCGGCGGGTACTCCGGCGGGGGCCCCGACATGAAGCGGCGCCTCATCGACATCGAGAACGGGCAGCTCGGCCTCGAGTTCGCTGAGACGGAGCGCGAGGTCCGGGAGCGGATCCGCTTCCTCCTCGAGTCGGAGGATGGCCGTGGCGAGGACGGGCGCTAG
- the xerD gene encoding site-specific tyrosine recombinase XerD, whose translation MAVARTGASAARAASPLRDAIDDFLEHAEVERGLSPNTVAAYRADLEGYAAFLEALGVSGPGAVTEEHVRRYARRRLERHSPHSVSRLLSCLRTFHRYLAFSGVAGSDPTVRVVGPRSARRLPDVLSVPEIEALLAAVDTSGPRGVRDRALLEVAYGAGLRVSELVSLEFSNLFLDEGYVRCLGKGSKERVVPLGGEAVAWVTRYRKTARPLLARAVQSDTVFLNARGGRLTRMGFWKILQRHVRAAGIRERVKPHTLRHSFATHLLEGGADLRVVQQMLGHSDISTTQIYTTVDREYLKEVHRSFHPRA comes from the coding sequence ATGGCCGTGGCGAGGACGGGCGCTAGCGCCGCGCGGGCCGCGTCGCCGCTGCGCGACGCCATCGACGACTTCCTCGAGCACGCCGAGGTCGAACGCGGCCTCTCGCCGAACACGGTCGCGGCCTACCGCGCGGACCTCGAAGGCTACGCCGCGTTCCTCGAGGCGCTCGGGGTCAGCGGGCCGGGCGCCGTGACCGAGGAGCACGTCCGTCGGTACGCGCGACGCAGGCTGGAGCGGCACTCCCCGCACAGCGTCTCGAGGCTCCTGTCGTGCCTCAGGACGTTTCATCGCTACCTTGCGTTCTCGGGCGTCGCCGGCTCCGACCCGACCGTGCGGGTCGTCGGGCCGAGGTCCGCGCGGAGGCTGCCCGACGTTCTCTCGGTGCCCGAGATCGAGGCGCTCCTCGCGGCGGTGGACACGTCCGGGCCGCGCGGCGTGCGCGACCGCGCCCTCCTCGAGGTCGCCTACGGGGCGGGACTCCGCGTGAGCGAGCTCGTCTCCCTCGAGTTCTCGAACCTCTTCCTCGACGAGGGCTACGTCCGTTGCCTCGGGAAGGGCTCCAAGGAGCGCGTGGTCCCGCTCGGCGGCGAGGCCGTCGCGTGGGTGACGCGATACCGGAAGACGGCGCGCCCGCTGCTCGCGCGGGCGGTCCAGTCCGACACCGTCTTCCTGAACGCCCGCGGTGGCCGGCTCACGAGGATGGGCTTCTGGAAGATCCTCCAGCGGCACGTGCGGGCGGCCGGCATCCGCGAGCGCGTGAAGCCCCACACGCTCAGGCACTCGTTCGCGACGCACCTCCTCGAGGGCGGCGCAGACCTCCGCGTCGTGCAGCAGATGCTGGGGCACTCGGACATCTCGACGACGCAGATCTACACCACGGTGGACCGCGAGTACCTGAAGGAAGTGCACCGGAGCTTCCACCCAAGGGCCTGA
- a CDS encoding CCA tRNA nucleotidyltransferase, with the protein MPERNLTTVMESRMPAETVRVLRDLGRVADERGAAALVVGGVVRDLLLGVPTGDLDIVVTEPAVDFGRAAAGALGGEVKAVTRFGTALLALPGGVKVDLATARSEVYERPGALPTVSGGTMDDDLLRRDFTLNSLAVAINEGDFGRLIDRFGGLADLERGVLRVLTGRSFEDDPTRTLRAVRLSARYGFRLEDGTRRLLERAVRDGCLATVTGERLLNEIVLILREPAPWPAAERLSAWGILAGIDEAWTGAPSEPVFAELARMLHPESGPALAPDAEPWVAFFAALLDAAPRERRGRVLDRLAAPRRLRDAARQADELDGFSGGRLGAADEMRRSEVRRLLDGFGPDALVLGVARRPGSVAAARIRLFVEDIRHVRAELSGSDVIAMGVAPGPAVGRVLSAVLDAKLDGLARGRAGEESLAREVARNLDTGNKAC; encoded by the coding sequence ATGCCCGAACGGAACCTGACGACCGTCATGGAGTCGCGGATGCCCGCGGAGACGGTCCGCGTGCTCCGCGACCTCGGGCGCGTCGCCGACGAGAGGGGCGCCGCGGCGCTCGTCGTCGGGGGCGTGGTCCGGGACCTTCTCCTCGGCGTCCCGACCGGCGACCTCGACATCGTCGTCACGGAGCCGGCGGTGGACTTCGGCCGCGCCGCGGCAGGCGCTCTCGGCGGTGAGGTGAAGGCGGTGACGCGGTTCGGCACGGCGCTCCTCGCGCTTCCGGGAGGCGTCAAGGTGGACCTCGCGACGGCGCGGAGCGAGGTGTACGAGCGACCGGGCGCGCTTCCGACCGTCTCGGGCGGGACGATGGACGACGACCTGCTGCGCCGCGACTTCACGCTGAACTCGCTGGCCGTCGCCATCAACGAGGGCGACTTCGGGAGGCTCATCGACCGCTTCGGCGGACTGGCCGACCTCGAACGTGGGGTCCTCCGCGTGCTCACCGGCAGGAGCTTCGAGGACGACCCGACGCGGACACTGCGCGCCGTCAGACTGTCGGCGCGCTACGGGTTCCGGCTCGAGGACGGCACGCGCCGGCTGCTCGAACGCGCCGTCCGCGACGGATGCCTCGCCACGGTGACGGGGGAGAGACTTCTCAACGAGATCGTCCTCATCCTGAGGGAGCCGGCGCCGTGGCCCGCCGCGGAGAGGCTGTCGGCGTGGGGCATCCTCGCCGGCATCGACGAGGCGTGGACGGGCGCGCCGTCGGAGCCCGTCTTCGCCGAGCTCGCGCGGATGCTGCACCCCGAGTCGGGACCGGCGCTCGCCCCGGACGCGGAGCCGTGGGTCGCCTTCTTCGCGGCCCTCCTCGACGCGGCGCCGCGCGAGCGGCGCGGGCGCGTCCTCGACAGGCTCGCGGCGCCGCGCCGGCTTCGAGACGCCGCGCGGCAGGCGGACGAGCTTGACGGGTTCTCCGGCGGCCGCCTCGGAGCGGCGGACGAGATGCGGCGGAGCGAGGTGCGACGGCTCCTCGACGGGTTCGGTCCCGACGCGCTCGTCCTCGGCGTCGCGCGGCGTCCGGGGAGCGTCGCGGCGGCGCGCATCCGGCTGTTCGTGGAGGACATCAGACACGTGCGCGCCGAGCTCTCCGGAAGCGACGTCATCGCGATGGGGGTCGCACCGGGGCCGGCCGTCGGGCGCGTGCTGTCCGCGGTGCTCGATGCGAAGCTCGACGGCCTCGCGCGCGGCCGCGCCGGAGAGGAGTCCCTCGCGCGCGAGGTCGCCCGCAACCTTGACACGGGCAACAAGGCTTGTTAG
- a CDS encoding segregation/condensation protein A, which yields MLREPEDAVCAHATLQEASPGPGGESASESGAPRRDGGESEWPGVGRCSYEVRLSAFEGPLDLLLHLIHENRVSICDIPIAQITAQYLEYISFMESLDLSLAGDFLEMAATLIRIKAQMLLPAPIEEGEAEEDPREQLVRKLVEYRKFKEAALSLSRSEEERREHFARGSDPKAYADLTDEGLETEEFLRDVTLFDLVDALREVLSRIPQRIDVHRVDVERVTVEEQMERIRATVRERGGVTFASLFEDSPTRVQIVTTFIALLELIRLGAVAVAQDRAFGEIMVSPGTEGGAA from the coding sequence ATGCTGAGAGAGCCTGAAGACGCAGTCTGCGCGCACGCCACGCTCCAGGAGGCGTCCCCGGGGCCCGGCGGCGAGAGCGCGTCGGAGAGCGGCGCCCCGCGGCGGGACGGCGGCGAATCCGAGTGGCCGGGCGTCGGCCGGTGCTCCTACGAGGTGCGCCTGTCCGCGTTCGAAGGGCCACTGGACCTGCTCCTCCACCTCATCCACGAGAACCGCGTCAGCATCTGCGACATCCCCATCGCGCAGATCACGGCCCAGTACCTCGAGTACATCTCGTTCATGGAGTCGCTGGACCTGTCGCTCGCCGGCGACTTCCTCGAGATGGCGGCCACGCTGATCCGCATCAAGGCTCAGATGCTCTTGCCCGCGCCGATCGAGGAGGGCGAGGCGGAGGAGGACCCGCGCGAGCAGCTGGTCAGGAAGCTCGTCGAGTACCGGAAGTTCAAGGAGGCAGCGCTCTCGCTGTCGCGCAGCGAGGAGGAGCGGCGCGAGCACTTCGCGCGTGGGTCCGACCCGAAGGCGTACGCCGACCTGACGGACGAGGGCCTCGAGACCGAGGAGTTCCTGCGGGACGTCACGCTCTTCGATCTCGTGGACGCGCTCAGGGAGGTGCTGTCGCGCATCCCGCAGAGGATCGACGTCCACCGCGTGGACGTCGAGCGCGTGACGGTCGAGGAGCAGATGGAGCGGATCCGGGCGACCGTGCGCGAGCGGGGCGGCGTCACGTTCGCGAGCCTGTTCGAGGACAGCCCGACGCGGGTCCAGATCGTGACGACGTTCATCGCGCTCCTCGAGCTCATCAGGCTCGGCGCCGTGGCCGTCGCGCAGGACAGGGCCTTCGGCGAGATCATGGTGTCCCCAGGGACCGAAGGAGGTGCGGCGTGA
- the scpB gene encoding SMC-Scp complex subunit ScpB: MTGPDLRRIVEALLVAADAPVPVDRVAEIVPDADRAGIREALASLRDEYDRDGHAFTVTEIAGGWQLYCRPDYGRWVRELQKGRIPAKLSQAALETLAIVAYKQPIVRTEIETVRGVDSSGVLATLLKRNLVTIAGRAPGMGRALMYRTTKEFLRYFGLNAITDLPRLQEFAEVLGLKPEDLEATLAASESLAEVGGEDGGTPAPETEGDVDDAAEPVAEHALAPVPAGADDHAVADRSIIVPPDET, from the coding sequence GTGACCGGCCCTGACCTCAGACGCATCGTGGAGGCCCTTCTCGTCGCGGCGGACGCGCCGGTCCCCGTCGACCGCGTGGCCGAGATCGTGCCCGATGCGGACCGAGCCGGCATCAGGGAGGCCCTGGCGTCGCTTCGCGACGAGTACGACCGCGACGGCCACGCGTTCACCGTGACGGAGATCGCGGGCGGCTGGCAGCTCTACTGCCGCCCCGACTACGGACGGTGGGTCCGCGAGCTCCAGAAGGGGAGGATCCCGGCGAAGCTCAGCCAGGCCGCGCTCGAAACGCTCGCCATCGTGGCGTACAAGCAGCCCATCGTCAGGACCGAGATCGAGACCGTGCGCGGCGTGGACTCGAGCGGCGTGCTCGCGACGCTGCTCAAGAGGAACCTCGTCACGATCGCCGGCCGCGCGCCCGGCATGGGGCGCGCGCTCATGTACCGGACGACGAAGGAGTTCCTGCGGTACTTCGGGCTCAACGCCATCACGGACCTCCCGCGCCTCCAGGAGTTCGCCGAGGTGCTCGGCCTCAAACCCGAGGACCTCGAGGCCACGCTGGCGGCGAGCGAGTCGCTCGCCGAGGTCGGCGGGGAGGACGGAGGGACGCCGGCCCCGGAGACGGAAGGCGACGTGGATGACGCCGCGGAGCCCGTCGCCGAGCACGCGCTCGCGCCCGTGCCCGCGGGCGCGGACGACCACGCCGTGGCCGACCGCAGCATCATCGTTCCGCCCGATGAGACTTAA